The Gillisia sp. Hel_I_86 genome has a segment encoding these proteins:
- a CDS encoding IS1634 family transposase has translation MFLRKLKNRPGSISVQIISKDNGKYKVIKTIGSSNNEQELQKLMFLGKQEMERQGAQGKLFVSENDIVVEQLFGALANASIKTVGPELIFGKIYNGIGFSEINEDLFRHLVIARLAFPLSKLKTIEYLYRFQGTRLNIDTVYRFLDKLNDRLKAQVEQISFAHSLKVLGGKISIVFYDMTTLYFEASDGDDLRKTGFSKDGKHQNPQIFLGLLVGLGGYAISYDIFEGNIYEGHTLIPFIEKTAAKFKLDKPVIVADAGLLSNSNILALEEKGYQYIIGARLKNEPEKIKKQILAKKLIDGQMIKIPKAEKTRLIVTYADNRAAKDGHNRKRGLQRLEKRIKSGKLTKSNINNKGYNKYLKMQGDVTIEIDYEKFWKDNAWDGLKGYVTNTGLSDKLVVENYKNLWHIERAFRMSKTDLRIRPIYHRLRHRIEAHICISFTAYSIYKELERLLHAEKSSISLRKAAELTHNMYQITYVLPDSKHTKSILLKMNDEQAELYQIIEKNFWGVAKMKTGDSSLRYAAFRMTFLGFVPSSGVEKYFLSFRNMPRILFLICHPRGRTELYYRNNASSRFFATLRSE, from the coding sequence ATGTTTTTACGAAAATTAAAGAATCGTCCCGGTAGTATTTCAGTACAGATTATTTCCAAGGACAATGGGAAATACAAAGTCATCAAAACCATTGGCAGTAGCAACAATGAGCAGGAGCTTCAAAAATTGATGTTTCTTGGAAAGCAGGAAATGGAAAGACAGGGTGCCCAGGGAAAATTGTTTGTTTCAGAAAATGATATTGTTGTAGAACAATTATTTGGGGCATTGGCCAATGCGAGCATCAAGACCGTGGGCCCCGAACTGATTTTTGGGAAAATATACAACGGCATTGGGTTCAGTGAAATCAATGAAGATCTGTTCCGCCATTTGGTGATTGCCAGATTGGCCTTTCCTTTGAGCAAATTAAAGACTATTGAATACCTGTACCGGTTTCAGGGGACAAGGCTGAATATAGATACCGTATATCGTTTTCTGGACAAGCTTAATGATCGTCTAAAAGCACAGGTTGAACAGATCTCCTTTGCACATAGCCTAAAAGTTCTTGGTGGTAAGATCAGTATTGTGTTTTATGATATGACCACACTTTATTTTGAGGCCAGCGATGGGGATGACCTCAGAAAAACGGGTTTCAGCAAAGATGGAAAACACCAGAACCCCCAGATCTTTCTTGGTTTGTTGGTGGGGCTTGGAGGCTATGCTATTAGCTATGATATTTTCGAAGGCAATATTTATGAAGGGCATACTTTGATTCCATTCATAGAAAAAACAGCGGCAAAGTTTAAATTGGACAAACCTGTGATTGTTGCCGATGCGGGCCTGCTATCAAATTCCAACATCTTGGCCCTTGAAGAAAAAGGTTACCAATATATCATTGGGGCAAGACTAAAAAACGAACCAGAAAAAATAAAGAAACAGATACTGGCAAAAAAGCTTATCGATGGCCAGATGATCAAAATACCAAAGGCTGAAAAAACCCGCTTAATTGTTACCTATGCGGACAATAGAGCGGCAAAGGATGGGCACAATCGTAAAAGAGGGTTACAACGTTTGGAGAAACGAATTAAATCCGGCAAGCTCACCAAATCCAACATCAACAATAAGGGTTACAATAAATATTTAAAAATGCAGGGGGATGTGACCATTGAAATTGATTATGAAAAATTCTGGAAAGACAACGCCTGGGATGGATTGAAAGGCTATGTAACCAATACAGGATTATCAGATAAACTGGTAGTGGAAAACTATAAAAACCTATGGCATATTGAAAGGGCATTCAGGATGTCAAAGACCGATTTACGAATACGGCCAATTTACCACAGGTTACGCCACCGGATTGAAGCCCATATCTGCATCTCATTTACTGCTTACAGCATTTATAAGGAATTGGAAAGGCTGCTGCACGCAGAAAAATCTAGTATATCACTAAGGAAAGCAGCAGAACTAACACATAATATGTATCAAATCACTTATGTGCTTCCTGACTCCAAACATACCAAGTCTATCCTCTTGAAAATGAATGATGAACAGGCGGAATTATATCAAATAATCGAGAAAAATTTCTGGGGTGTTGCAAAGATGAAAACAGGAGATTCTTCACTTCGCTACGCTGCGTTCAGAATGACATTTCTCGGCTTTGTCCCTTCGAGCGGAGTCGAGAAGTACTTCCTTTCATTCAGGAACATGCCACGAATACTTTTTTTGATATGTCATCCCCGCGGCAGGACGGAGCTCTATTATAGAAATAATGCTTCATCGAGGTTCTTCGCTACGCTGCGTTCAGAATGA
- the rodA gene encoding rod shape-determining protein RodA yields the protein MAKGTISFDWVTILIYLLLISFGWMNIYSASLGDSPSGIFDLDKIYGKQALWIILGLFMIIIILSIEAKFYIKFSSVFYVISILSILGLFVFGKTINGATSWYGFGGISIQPAEFAKVATTLALANYLGDIQTNIKLFSHQLKAFFIIALPALIILPQPDAGSAMVYAAFLFPLYREGLSGIYLFLGFAGIAIFILTLVIGPLYVAITVGIIGILSLLQKKKGRPKPQVLLGLIIGAIALSYSVDYIFENVFEQRHRDRFNIVLGKEVDAKGIGYNTNQSEIAIGSGGWLGKGWTEGTQTKGQFVPEQDTDYIFSTVGEEWGFLGTSLVVLLFMVLLLRLLFLAERQKSTFNRVYGYSLVGIIFVHFLVNIGMVTGIFPTVGIPLPFFSYGGSGLWGFTILLFIFIKLDSERLAF from the coding sequence ATGGCGAAAGGCACAATTAGTTTCGATTGGGTTACTATCTTAATATACCTTTTACTTATAAGCTTTGGGTGGATGAACATCTATTCTGCCTCTCTCGGAGATTCACCTTCCGGAATTTTTGATCTCGATAAGATCTACGGAAAACAGGCACTTTGGATCATCCTCGGGTTATTTATGATCATCATCATATTATCCATAGAGGCCAAATTTTACATAAAGTTTTCGAGCGTGTTCTATGTAATCTCAATCCTTTCTATATTGGGGCTCTTTGTGTTTGGAAAAACCATCAACGGAGCAACTTCGTGGTATGGATTTGGCGGAATAAGCATTCAACCTGCGGAATTTGCAAAAGTTGCGACTACACTCGCCCTCGCAAACTATCTCGGGGACATTCAAACGAATATCAAACTATTTTCACATCAGTTAAAAGCATTTTTTATCATCGCTTTGCCAGCACTTATTATATTGCCACAACCCGATGCGGGAAGTGCCATGGTGTATGCTGCATTCCTCTTCCCGCTATACAGGGAAGGACTATCTGGAATTTACCTGTTTTTAGGTTTTGCAGGGATAGCTATTTTTATATTAACATTAGTTATTGGCCCACTGTATGTAGCCATTACAGTTGGTATTATTGGCATACTTAGTTTGCTTCAGAAAAAGAAGGGCAGACCAAAACCACAGGTATTATTAGGGTTAATTATAGGTGCTATTGCGCTTTCTTATTCCGTAGATTATATTTTTGAGAATGTATTTGAGCAGCGCCATAGGGATCGTTTTAATATAGTTCTGGGGAAAGAAGTAGATGCAAAGGGCATTGGTTATAATACCAATCAGAGTGAAATTGCAATAGGTAGCGGGGGCTGGCTGGGAAAAGGCTGGACAGAAGGAACACAAACCAAAGGACAATTTGTTCCAGAGCAAGACACCGATTATATTTTTAGCACGGTTGGTGAAGAATGGGGATTCCTAGGTACTTCTTTGGTCGTGCTTTTGTTCATGGTGCTGCTCCTTCGATTATTGTTTCTTGCCGAGCGGCAAAAATCTACATTTAATAGGGTATATGGCTACAGTTTGGTGGGGATTATTTTTGTCCACTTTCTTGTTAATATAGGAATGGTAACCGGTATTTTTCCAACTGTTGGAATTCCACTTCCTTTCTTTAGTTATGGAGGCTCTGGTTTATGGGGCTTTACTATCCTGCTTTTTATCTTTATAAAGTTGGATTCTGAAAGATTGGCCTTTTAA
- the mrdA gene encoding penicillin-binding protein 2: protein MRRLLLYIIIITTGFIFIGRLFYLQIMDESFARLSEDNAIKVVYNYPQRGYIFDRNGELLVSNQPSYDVMAIPRNVKAFDTAEFCSILKLTPEELAKKLDKAKIYSPRLPSIIVPQLTKSEYAYLQEKMRKYPGFYIQKRSLRDYQTQNGSNVLGYIAEVNNKIIEENPYYISGDLIGKQGVEGQYEELLRGIKGVKYIQKDRFNRDIGPFKDGIFDTLPKKGKDVSISIDAVLQAYGEKLMENKRGGIVAIEPATGEILSLITAPSYDPALLMGRQRSANFTKLYYDTIARPLYDRGLLAEYPPGSPFKTINALIGLQEEVVDIHDKFSCNRGYVYGRGRKLGCHAHASPLDMIPGIAQSCNAYFANVYRRIIEKYPTPQEGVDAWAKHLNSFGLGQFLGYDLPAGRSGKIPNANYYNKIYEYPTYKWFSTATISNAIGQGEVLMTPIQLANMTATIANKGWYYTPHILKSIDGEPISDPTYTEKKFTTIDSEHFIPVIEGMHQVYKVGTASALQIPGIEIAGKTGTAENYTKINGKRTQLTDHSIFIAFAPVDNPKIAIAVFVENGYWGGRYAGRIAGLMIEKYLKNTISRKDMETWILTHSLEDEYLKPLSGEPFTINK, encoded by the coding sequence ATGAGAAGGCTGCTGTTGTACATTATAATTATTACCACCGGTTTTATATTTATAGGCCGCTTGTTCTATTTGCAGATAATGGACGAATCTTTCGCCCGTTTGAGCGAAGACAATGCAATAAAGGTGGTTTATAATTATCCGCAGCGCGGCTATATTTTCGATAGGAACGGAGAGTTGCTGGTTTCCAACCAGCCTTCCTATGATGTGATGGCAATTCCAAGAAACGTGAAGGCATTTGACACTGCGGAATTTTGCAGCATCTTAAAACTCACCCCGGAGGAACTGGCTAAAAAATTGGATAAGGCAAAAATTTATTCCCCCAGGCTTCCCTCTATTATTGTACCTCAGCTCACAAAATCTGAGTATGCCTACCTTCAGGAGAAAATGCGGAAGTATCCGGGTTTTTATATTCAGAAGAGATCTTTACGAGACTATCAAACCCAAAATGGTTCTAATGTTTTAGGGTATATTGCTGAAGTAAACAATAAAATAATTGAAGAAAATCCATATTATATTTCCGGGGATCTAATCGGAAAACAAGGGGTGGAAGGTCAATATGAAGAATTGTTGCGAGGTATAAAAGGCGTAAAATATATACAAAAGGATAGGTTCAATAGGGATATTGGCCCTTTTAAAGATGGGATTTTTGATACCCTACCAAAAAAAGGAAAAGATGTTTCCATCTCTATAGATGCGGTTTTGCAAGCTTATGGAGAAAAATTAATGGAGAACAAACGTGGAGGAATCGTAGCAATAGAACCTGCAACCGGTGAAATTCTTTCACTTATTACAGCCCCAAGTTACGATCCTGCGCTCCTTATGGGCAGGCAACGATCGGCAAACTTTACCAAACTATATTATGATACCATTGCAAGGCCCCTTTACGATAGGGGCTTATTGGCAGAATACCCCCCAGGCTCCCCTTTTAAAACCATCAACGCACTTATAGGTTTACAAGAAGAGGTTGTAGATATTCATGATAAATTCTCTTGCAATCGAGGCTACGTATATGGAAGAGGCCGAAAATTAGGTTGCCATGCACATGCGAGCCCTTTGGATATGATCCCAGGAATTGCACAATCCTGTAATGCCTATTTTGCAAATGTATATAGAAGGATCATAGAAAAATATCCTACTCCGCAAGAAGGTGTAGATGCTTGGGCGAAGCATTTAAACAGTTTTGGTCTTGGGCAGTTTTTGGGCTACGATTTACCTGCGGGAAGATCGGGGAAAATTCCAAATGCCAATTACTATAATAAAATATACGAATATCCTACCTACAAGTGGTTTTCAACTGCAACCATCTCCAATGCGATTGGTCAAGGAGAGGTTTTAATGACCCCTATCCAATTAGCAAACATGACCGCTACTATTGCTAATAAAGGCTGGTATTATACGCCCCATATCTTAAAAAGTATCGATGGGGAGCCAATATCTGACCCAACTTATACCGAGAAAAAATTCACCACCATTGATAGTGAGCATTTTATCCCGGTGATTGAAGGAATGCATCAAGTATACAAAGTTGGAACGGCATCTGCCTTACAAATTCCGGGAATAGAAATAGCCGGAAAAACTGGAACTGCAGAGAATTACACGAAAATAAACGGCAAGAGAACGCAGCTCACAGATCATTCTATATTTATTGCATTCGCACCAGTGGATAATCCTAAAATCGCCATTGCCGTATTTGTAGAAAATGGATATTGGGGTGGCCGGTATGCTGGTAGAATTGCCGGTTTAATGATAGAGAAATATCTTAAAAACACGATCTCTAGAAAAGATATGGAAACTTGGATACTCACCCACAGTTTAGAAGATGAATACTTAAAGCCACTTAGTGGAGAACCTTTCACAATTAACAAATAA
- a CDS encoding rod shape-determining protein MreD: MTNTLISNSIRFVVLVLLQVLLLNNINFLGFINPYLYILFLILYPFNTPQGWFMLIAFLLGLSIDTFEDSGGIHAAASVFIAYIRPVILRFSFGISYDYQTVKLSNTPYGARLSYIILVVVLHNLLLFILEMFGFSHVYLILKKTFFTSIFTILLVLISLTLFKPKRR, from the coding sequence TTATCTCCAATAGCATCCGGTTTGTGGTCTTGGTTTTGTTACAAGTCCTGCTCCTTAATAATATCAACTTTTTGGGTTTTATAAACCCATATCTGTATATCCTATTTTTAATTCTATATCCTTTTAACACGCCACAAGGCTGGTTTATGCTTATTGCTTTTTTATTAGGGCTAAGTATAGATACTTTTGAGGACAGCGGGGGAATACATGCCGCCGCGAGTGTTTTTATAGCCTATATTAGACCTGTAATACTCCGATTTTCCTTCGGAATAAGTTACGATTACCAAACAGTAAAATTATCGAACACCCCATATGGAGCAAGGCTGAGTTATATTATCCTTGTGGTGGTACTTCACAACCTATTGCTTTTTATTTTGGAAATGTTCGGTTTTTCCCATGTATATTTAATTTTGAAAAAGACATTTTTTACGAGTATTTTCACTATACTTTTAGTCTTAATTAGTTTGACATTATTTAAACCGAAAAGACGATGA